Within the Clostridia bacterium genome, the region AGGCGAAATAAGTACCAGTTTTATGTTTTTATATCGGGTTAGTGCCGAAATCAAAGAGTGTACCGTTCTGCCAAATTTCAAGTCACCGCAAAAACCAATGGTGAGATTATCGAGCCTCCCCTTTTCACGGGTAATGGTAAGCAGGTCAGTAAGCGTTTGTGTAGGATGATTATGGCCACCGTCACCCGCATTAATGATGGGCACTTCAGATTTCATAGAGGCGACCATCGGAGCGCCTTCTTTCGGGTGACGCATTGCAATAATATCTGCGTAGCATCCGACTGTGCGGATGGTATCGGTTACGCTTTCTCCTTTTGATGCAGAGCTGGAATTTGCTTCCGAAAACCCAAGAACACTTCCCCCAAGATCGAGCATCGCTGCTTCAAAACTAAGGCGCGTTCTAGTTGACGGTTCAAAAAATAAGGTTGCAAGTTTTTTACCTTTACATTTTTCGCTGTACAAAGCAGGGTTTTCAATAATATCATTTGCTTTGTCAATTAAGCGGTCGATTTCAGACACCGACAAATCATAAATATCAATTAAATGACGCATTTAGAAAACTCCTTTTTCTTATTTAATCCAGCTTTCGTCAGACGGATTGTTTCTGAATGCGATAAGACGGGAAATGTCTTCTTCCTTAATATAACCCTCTTTTGCTGCAACCTCACAGATCGCATCAAAATTCGTAAGGCTTACATTCTTAAGTTCTTTTTCGGCAAGTCTGTCAAGCCCCTTCTGCATCCCATAAGTAAAGATGCTTACAATACCCAAAACTTCGGCGCCGGCTTCACGAAGAACATCTGCTACTTCAATTACAGAACCGCCTGTGGAAATCAGGTCTTCTACAATTACAACCTTCTGACCTTTTTCAAGCTTACCCTCAATCTGGTTGTTTCTGCCATGGTCTTTTGCACCGCCACGAACATAACCCATAGGAAGACCCAAAATTTCAGCCGCAATTGCCGCATGTGCGATACCTGCGGTAGATGTACCCATAATCACTTCGCAATCGGGATATTCTGCCTTAATTGTGTTTGCGATAGCAGTTTCCACAATGGTACGAACCTTAGGTGCTGTTAAAATTAAGCGGTTATCACAATAAATCGGACTTTTAATGCCGCTTGCCCAGGTAAAGGGATTTTCGGGGCGTAAAAACACGGCTTCAATTTCCAATAAGCATTTTGCAATCTGATTTTTCATAATTAATATCTTCCTTTCTGTTAAATAAAATCCTTTGCACATCTTTGGTATGCAGCAACCACATCGTCAGCCTGGGTAATGGGTCTGCCCACCACAATAAAGTCGGAGCCAATTTCCTTTGCTTTTGCAGGGGTGGTTACACGAACCTGGTCAGCAACTTCCCCATCCGCAAAACGAACTCCCGGGGTAACGGTCAAGAAATCTTTACCGCAAACCGCTTTAACCTTGCCTGCTTCCAAAGGTGAGCAAACAACGCCGTCAAGACCTGCATCCTTTGCATTCTTAGCGTAATGCATAACAACTTCGTCAATAGGTTTGTTAATTAAAAGCTCTTCATGCATCACTTCATCCGAGGTAGATGTAAGCTGCGTTACAGCAATCAAAAGCGGTCTTGTTCCGTCTTCGCGAGTCAAACCTTCGATTGCTGCTTTCATCATAGCCTTTGTGCCTGCTGCATGCAGATTCACCATATCAACATCTAAGTTTCTTAAAACAGACATCGCCTTTTTAACGGTATTCGGGATGTCGTGCAGTTTCAAATCCAGAAAAATTTTGTGACCGCGACTTTTGATTTCTTTGATGATCGCGGGACCTTCTGCATAATAAAGCTCCATACCTACTTTGCAATACAATGTTTCACCGTCGAACTTGTCTAAAAAGTTTACCAAGTCCTGCCTGGAATTAAAATCACAAGCGATAATTACATCTCTGTTCATTTGTTTGCACCTCCGATAATTTCTGTTAAACTGTTTATACCATATTTTACCATAGTTTCAGGTAAATTTTCAACTATTTTTTTAGATGCGAAAGGATCTACTAAATTTGCCGCACCGACCTGCACAGCAGTTGCCCCAGCAAGCATCATTTCGAGCACATCCTCTGCTGTAGATACACCGCCCATGCCGACAATCGGAATTTTTACGGCATTTGCAACCTGGTTAACCATACGAACTGCCACCGGGAAGATTGCAGGACCGGAAAAACCGCCCATTCGATTGGCAATAACCGGCTTTTTGGTTTTTAAATCGATTCGCATACCCAAAAGTGTATTAATTAAACTGATACCATCTGCGCCTGCATCCTCACAAGCTTTAGCAATAGCACAGATATCTGTTACATTGGGACTGAGTTTTATGATAATCGGTTTGGTTGTAACCGCTTTAACGGCTTTGGTAACCTCTGCAGCCGCTTCAGGGCTTGTTCCAAAGCTCATGCCGCCGCCGTGTACATTCGGACAACTGACGTTCACTTCAATCCAGCCCACCTGGTCACATTTGTCGATTTTTTCGCACGTATAAACATATTCATCCACCGAAAAACCGCTTACGTTTGCCATAACTTTTTTATTAAAGCATTTTTTAAGCTTCGGCAACTCTTCCGATATAACTTTTTCTACGCCGGGATTTTGCAAACCAACGGCATTAATCATGCCGGAGGTGCATTCTGCAATTCTGGGAAGCGGATTTCCAAATCTCGTTTCCTTGGTGGTGCCTTTAAAAGAAAAAGAACCTAAAATATTGATATCATAAAGTTCTGCAAATTCGTAGCCGAATCCAAATGTTCCGCTGGCAGGGATTACAGGGTTATCAAGCTCAATGCCGCAAAGATTTACTTTTGTGTTTACCATATAATCTCCTCCTTTTCTAAAATAGGACCATCTTTACAGATGCGTTTGTTTCCGTATTTGGTTTTACAGCTACAACCCATACATGCACCAAAGCCACAACCCATTCTTTCTTCAAAGCTAAGCTCTCCGCTTGTGGAGGTTGTGTTATAAACCGCTTTCAACATCGGTTCAGGACCACAGGTGAAGAAATAATCATAATCGGAAAGAGTTTCTATCACGTTGGTTACAAAGCCCTTTGTGCCAATACTGCCGTCTGCTGTCGCAATCAATGTATTTGCGCCGATTGCTTTAAATTCTTCTGCATAAAACACATCCCCTACTGTGTTAAAGCCAAGAACAGCAGTTACGTTTTTTCCTTCCGCAATCAGTTTTTTTGCTAAGTTAAACATAGGCGGAACACCAACGCCACCGCCGATTACAAGTGCATTTTTTTCACACTTTTCAGTATGGAAACCGTTGCCGAGACCAACTAAAACATCCAAAACTTCACCACTTGACATTTCAGACATCTGTTCTGTGCCATGTCCTACCACTTTATAGATAATGGTAATGGTTTCAGCATCATAATCACAAATGGAAATGGGACGGCGCAGATACAAGCCATCAAGCTTGATATTGATAAACTGGCCGGGATTGGTAATGCCGGAGGTATCACCTTTTAAAACCATCTTATAAACATCGTTTGCAATTTTAACATTTTTTAAGATTTCGTACATACCTTGTGTCATACTAAATCTTTCTCCTCTCTCTTGTTGTCATTCTGCCACACAATGTTGCCATCACAGATTGTAAGCAGACATTTTCCGTAAACCGTATCCCCTTTAAAAGGTGTGCTTCTGCCCATAGACTGAAATGTTTCGGGATTAACGGTATATTTTTCGTTTAAATTAAAAACAGTTAAGTTGGCTTTTTCGCCCACTTCAAGCCCGGTTTGAATACCAAACCGTTCATTCGGGTTAAGGTGCATCAGCTGTACTAACTTTTCCATTGTAATGATACCCGTTTTAACAAGATGGGTATAAAGCTCGGCAAAAGCAGTCTCCAAACCTACAACACCCATGGCGCTTTTCTCTAAACCCTTTCCTTTTTCCTCGGCAGAGTGCGGTGCGTGGTCGGTAGCAATCATGTCGATTGTGCCATCCTGAACACCTTGAATCAGTGCTTCTCTGTCAGTCTTATCCCGGAGAGGCGGATTCATTTTGAATCTCCCGTCCTCCTGCAAACAACTGTCATCCAAAATCAGATAGTGCGGACCAGTTTCACAAGTAATATTTACACCCTCTGCTTTCGCTTTTCGGATTATTTCGACACTTTCTTTTGTGGAAATGTGGCAAACGTGATAAGGACAGCCTGTTTCTTTCACAAGCTCAATGTCACGGGCAATCTGTTTCCACTCGCTTTCAGAGCAGATACCCTTGTGGTTGTGGGCTTCAGCATACTTGCCTTTATGGATATAACCATCTTCTAAAAGGTCGTTTACTTCACAATGTGCAACAATCATTTTGTTTAAGGATTTAGCTTTCAGCATTGCAGACTTCATCATTTCATCGCTTTGCACACCTCTGCCATCATCTGAAAAAGCAATCACATTATCTTTCATACCATCCATATCGGAAAGTTCTTCGCCTTTTTGGTCTTTTGTTATGCTTCCGTACGGATATACATGAACACAAGCGTCTTTTTCAATTAAGTCCAACTGTTCTTTTAATGTATCCGGAGTGCTGGGTACCGGATTTAAATTCGGCATGGAGCAAACCGCGGTATAACCACCTGCAGCTGCAGCTTTCGTTCCGGACTTAATTGTTTCTTTATATGAAAAGCCCGGTTCTCTTAGATGCACATGTACATCTGTAAAACCGGGTAATATCAAACAATCCGAAAAATCAAAAACAGTCATATCTTCTGTTTTCGCGGTCGCTAAAGAAACGTCCGAAACAATGCCGTCAACAATCAGGATATTTTTCTGTTCAACGGTTTTTCCGTCACAAACATTTGCACCTGACAAGAGAATTTTCATCGTTTCTTTGCCTCCTTTTTACATTTTATTTATTCTATCATACTTTATATAAGTTTGTCAAGATTATACAGCAAAATCCTGCCGTAAAAACGACAGGATTTTAAGATTACTCTATTCCGTTCCACTCGTCTGTCCAGGTGATGGTCATGGTTTTGTTTTCTTCATCGTATGTGATAGGCAAAATGCTGTAACCGGAGGTTTTTAAATCCTCAGGATGCCAATGGTCAAACATAATATAATCTTTACCTTTAACCGAGAAAATATAGGTGCTCTGACCGTAGTAGGTCTGGCGATAGTTGGGTCCTTCGCATGGGTTATCGATAAGCTTCCATTGTCCTAAAAGATGTTCACATCTGGAAAATAGAGCGCTGTTCGGAAGCCAGCCTGTACATCCTGAGGTTACCATATAATACATGCCATTGTGATAAACGACAGCAGGTGCTTCACGGGTCTGATCCTTCATTACAGAAACATAAAGACCTGCAAGATCGGTATATTCATCATTTAAAAGCGCGATATCCAACGTTTTGTTCCAATCTGCAGAATGCACCAGATACGCCTTACCATCTATATCTTTAAAAACAGTCATATCACGACAATCCTGGCGATTTGGTTGTTTGGCTTCGATGAATTTGAAAGGTCCCGTCGGACCGTCCGAAACCGCAATGCCGGCTGCTGCAAAAGTATAATCTGCAGAATCAATATGTGCCCACATCACAAATTTCTTTGTCTTTTCGTTATAAATCACCTTAGGTCGTTCGAAAACCTTAGATGTATGCACGGGACTTTCAGGATTTTCTTTATCCGTTTCAAAGGCAAGACCTTCGTTTTTCCAGTTCACAAGGTCTTTTGAGGAATAACACCCCATGCCAAGGGCAGGTGTTTGCCATTTTCCGGGCATGTTATCCACACCTTTAAATTCACCGTACCAATAAAAAACACCGTTGTATTCTATAATACAGCCACCATGCGCCTGAATGTCGTTGCCATCTGTATCTTTCCAGATTTGTCCGTTTTTCATCGTTCTGCACTCCGTTTCTTTTTTCTTTAAGTATACCATTATTTTAATATTTCGTCAAGGGATTGCTTTCGCCAAATCGTGATAAAGCATTCGCCGAAAAATGCTTGACAAAGCTTAGTTTTCCTGCTTTAATAAATTATAAAGATATAATTTCGGATAAATAAAATATAAAATTTTGAGCATTGAAAGTGTTTCATAAAGAGAGTATAATAGAAATAAACAAAAGGAGGTTGGGTATGCGAAGTAAGCATTTTGTGTTTTGTTTTATTTTGATACTGCTGTTGATAGTTGGTATCACTTGTCTTGCCGACGTGCCGAGTTCTGATTATCAATTGATGTTCCGGGACGATTTTAACGGCACGGAGCTTGATACAGATTTGTGGTCAATTCGTGGCGGCACACCGTATGGCGGCAAGAATTTAGCCGAAAACGTGCGCATTGCAAACGGTAAGCTATACTTGGATTACAAAAAACTGGACGGATATTATACAGGTGGTGGTATTTTAACCAACATGCCACTTCCTTACGGCTATTACGAAACCAAAGCAAAGGTGTTTTCCGGTGTTAACGGGTTTCACTCATCCTTCTGGCTTTCGGGCGGTGATTCATTCATCACAAAGCCCACTTATTATCCGGACGGAAACACAATTATTGAAATTGACGGTTTTGAAATCGATTCGAATGAATGGGTAACACAAGCACCCAACCCCTATTTTAACACGCACTACTGGTGGGGCGTGCATTCTTCAACAGGTGGTGGTGCATATAACATTGAATCTGACGGAAACAAAGCAACCTTAGACGAATTCACTATGGGTATTGAATGGCTTCCCGGTAAGGCTATTTTTTACGCCAACGGCGTTGAAGTGGGCAGAAACGAAAATATAACGGTTTACGGCCCCTCTTATTTATGGCTGACCGGTGTCGCGACACCCGAATGGCAATCCTCCATCAGCGATTACAAGAAGGATGAAAATGGTTATTTTGGAAGCTCTACATACGAATATGCGTTTTATGCACAGAAAAAATTAAAGGGTGTTAACCTTTTGGGTAACGGTCATTTTGAATTAAACCGATCGGCAACAAAATCAGCGCCCAAAGCTTTTGACAGCATCAATGCAAAGATTGTTGCCAACTACAATGCGCACAACGGTTTTTGCTACATGCAATTAAATGAAGGCGGCAAAGCCGAGCAACAGCTCCCTTATCTGGTGACAGGCATATACGGTTTTGAGGGTTATTTCCGTGCACAGGCAGAGACGATTGCAAAGGTTATTGTTAAAAATAAAGCAGGAACTGTTTTAAAATCTGCAACCATCCCGGTTACGAGCGAATGGAAAAAGCTTTCTATTCCGGATATTTCAATTACTGATTCAGCGTTTATTTCTATTGAATGTACCAAAGGCTTACTGGTTGCAGACGATTTGAGCTTCTTCTGCCAGGAAGGTGATGCCAGCTACACAAGCTATAAAGATACCGATTACGAAAGTTATGATATTTATAACAAGTCCTACGGTACCATCTATGCCGCAGACACAACCGTAAGAAGCGGCACATGGAGCACCTCAAATCTAAACAGCACTGCTAATCTTTGGATGCAGGTTTACGGTGACGACGACACGCTTACACCGCATTACAAAGACGTTTATGCTACCTGGAGCATTCCTGTTGAAGCGGACGGTACATACACCATTGAGCTTTACAACATGCAATACATGAATAACGTGTTGACGCAGGACTATGAAATTGCAATTGACGGCACGGTTGTGGACACCGTAACAGTAGACAGCTACAGTGCAACACCAAGCTACAACTGGATAATTTTAAAGAATATCGAAGCAGAAGCCGGGCAAACTGTGACGGTTAAAACGACTCCGTGCGCGCCTGTAAACGATGCGGTTTGTTCCCGTATTAGTCCCCTACGTTTTGCAAAACAAAGTGAAACAATCCTCGGCAATACGGTTGTTGCACAGATAGGTATGCCGAATCTTCTGGACTTTTCCACGCCGAAATTGTTTGATGTAAGTGATTTATCTGTTGTTCCATATATGGAAAACCAAACGGTTTATCTACCGAGAGATGCTGTAGAAAATGCTTTAGGTGTTAAGCTTGCAGGCAGCACTGCATTTGTTGCAGAATCAAACATCGAGGACAATACCGACTACGTCGTGGATGTAAAGGATAGCTTGATTTTCATTCAGAAAGATGGATATTCATTAAATAACGAAAATATATATACAGTTTTGGATTTTATGCATAACAAAACAAGAGATCCGTTAACACATGGGTATTCTACTTCAGATTTTGTGGGTACGGGCGCTGTACAGGGCGAAGAAGTACATAAATCCGACGAAGCAAATCTTACGGGCAATTGGCTTTCTTCGAGTCTTGGCTACAACAGTAGCAGCAAATATACAAACGCCACAGAAGATGTTGTAAGCTGGTCTGTTTCGCCCAAAACGACAAGACGGTATTCGATTCAATTTTACTCTGTTGTGCACAACGGAAGCTCCAACGGCACGCCATCTACCAAAAACGCAGAGCTTCTGTTACATGTTCCGGGAAAAGGCTCATACATCTATTCTTTCGACCAATGTGACGGCTCAATGGGCTGGTATGACTTGGGACATATGGATTTAAATGCTGATGACACAGTATATATGTACTTATCCAACGGCGCCGCAAAAGGAACACTTCGTGCAAGTGCTGTCCGTTTTGTTCCCTCTGATACAGATGCCAAGCTTGTAGGTGACTTTGATGAAGCCATCGAAGAACGCTATAAATTTACACAAGCGACAACCACCGGAAACTGGTTAGATTCCGGCATAGGCACAGCCTCCTATTATGGAAGCGGAAATGCATCTGCAAGATGGAAAATGGCACCTGCAAAAGGACAGAAATACAGTGTGCAGATATATATTCCCACCACAACGAGCAACAACAATACAACCACAAAAGCAGATGTTGCTCTTTCCGTAGACGGCAAGCCTTATCATTACACAGTTAATGAATGTATGGATACGAACACGCACACAGGTTGGTACGATTTAGGGCTGTTTGATTTAAAGGCGGATTCTGTTGTAGAGCTTTTTATAAATGAGCAAACCAATGGTTTTTTGCGTGCAGCAGACGCCCGGCTTGTTCCCTATCCAAATAAACCATATGCAACAAAAAACGGTACAACGGTCACCCTTTATTCCGGTACAATAAGTCGCTATAAAGATTCTTTTCTTTTTGCCGAATATGACAGTACCGGAAAAATGGTTCACGCTTATCCGCTTCCGTCATTACCAAAACAAAGTATAACTCTAAAAAACGCAAGCAACACCTTTAAATGCTTTTTCTGGCAAGCAAACAATACGTTTCATCCGATTACCGAAGTAGCTGAATAACTAAAAAAACACTCCTTAGTTTTTCTAAGGAGTGTATTTGATATTTAAAACGAAAGAGGTTCACAAAGCGGATGGAATATGGGCGTTTGTAAAACTTTTACGCCCCATATATAAATCTTTTGGTTTTTCTTCGCCTGACCTACATAAGGCTCTAAAATCGTTACGACTTTTTCATCGCTTGCGGAAATGTCTGTCACTTTCCCGTTTGTATCATAAGATACGGTCATAATTTTAACAACAGAAACCCCTTCAGAACGAATAATATAGCGATTATTTGATGCTTTCACTGCAAACGCACCGTCACCCAGCCTTGCGTTACCTAAATAAAGCTTCGCGGCATCGTAATCGGAAACACCTGCGCCTGCACCACCCACTTTATATGGATTCAAATAGGTAGTTCCATTCTTTTCAACGGTGTATCCCTCTACCTTATAGGAACTCCAGGGAATTTCTTTCGTTCTGAAAATGGGATTTCCGTTTGAATCGGTCTGATCCGAATAAAAAATATCCACACTCTCATAGACAACCTTTGAGTTTTTCAAATCCAGATTAGCAGAAACATTTGTTGTCCAATTGTCTCCGGTTGGTGTCAGAACACCGAATAATTTCGCATTATTTAATTTCGCGTAATCGCCGTCAGAAACATATGGTGTTAAGAAAGAAGCAGAAAGTGTGTACTTACCAAAACCATTGGTTGCTTTTTCTATTTTGAGCAA harbors:
- a CDS encoding glycoside hydrolase family 16 protein; the protein is MRSKHFVFCFILILLLIVGITCLADVPSSDYQLMFRDDFNGTELDTDLWSIRGGTPYGGKNLAENVRIANGKLYLDYKKLDGYYTGGGILTNMPLPYGYYETKAKVFSGVNGFHSSFWLSGGDSFITKPTYYPDGNTIIEIDGFEIDSNEWVTQAPNPYFNTHYWWGVHSSTGGGAYNIESDGNKATLDEFTMGIEWLPGKAIFYANGVEVGRNENITVYGPSYLWLTGVATPEWQSSISDYKKDENGYFGSSTYEYAFYAQKKLKGVNLLGNGHFELNRSATKSAPKAFDSINAKIVANYNAHNGFCYMQLNEGGKAEQQLPYLVTGIYGFEGYFRAQAETIAKVIVKNKAGTVLKSATIPVTSEWKKLSIPDISITDSAFISIECTKGLLVADDLSFFCQEGDASYTSYKDTDYESYDIYNKSYGTIYAADTTVRSGTWSTSNLNSTANLWMQVYGDDDTLTPHYKDVYATWSIPVEADGTYTIELYNMQYMNNVLTQDYEIAIDGTVVDTVTVDSYSATPSYNWIILKNIEAEAGQTVTVKTTPCAPVNDAVCSRISPLRFAKQSETILGNTVVAQIGMPNLLDFSTPKLFDVSDLSVVPYMENQTVYLPRDAVENALGVKLAGSTAFVAESNIEDNTDYVVDVKDSLIFIQKDGYSLNNENIYTVLDFMHNKTRDPLTHGYSTSDFVGTGAVQGEEVHKSDEANLTGNWLSSSLGYNSSSKYTNATEDVVSWSVSPKTTRRYSIQFYSVVHNGSSNGTPSTKNAELLLHVPGKGSYIYSFDQCDGSMGWYDLGHMDLNADDTVYMYLSNGAAKGTLRASAVRFVPSDTDAKLVGDFDEAIEERYKFTQATTTGNWLDSGIGTASYYGSGNASARWKMAPAKGQKYSVQIYIPTTTSNNNTTTKADVALSVDGKPYHYTVNECMDTNTHTGWYDLGLFDLKADSVVELFINEQTNGFLRAADARLVPYPNKPYATKNGTTVTLYSGTISRYKDSFLFAEYDSTGKMVHAYPLPSLPKQSITLKNASNTFKCFFWQANNTFHPITEVAE
- a CDS encoding dihydroorotate dehydrogenase electron transfer subunit; translated protein: MTQGMYEILKNVKIANDVYKMVLKGDTSGITNPGQFINIKLDGLYLRRPISICDYDAETITIIYKVVGHGTEQMSEMSSGEVLDVLVGLGNGFHTEKCEKNALVIGGGVGVPPMFNLAKKLIAEGKNVTAVLGFNTVGDVFYAEEFKAIGANTLIATADGSIGTKGFVTNVIETLSDYDYFFTCGPEPMLKAVYNTTSTSGELSFEERMGCGFGACMGCSCKTKYGNKRICKDGPILEKEEIIW
- a CDS encoding family 43 glycosylhydrolase; its protein translation is MKNGQIWKDTDGNDIQAHGGCIIEYNGVFYWYGEFKGVDNMPGKWQTPALGMGCYSSKDLVNWKNEGLAFETDKENPESPVHTSKVFERPKVIYNEKTKKFVMWAHIDSADYTFAAAGIAVSDGPTGPFKFIEAKQPNRQDCRDMTVFKDIDGKAYLVHSADWNKTLDIALLNDEYTDLAGLYVSVMKDQTREAPAVVYHNGMYYMVTSGCTGWLPNSALFSRCEHLLGQWKLIDNPCEGPNYRQTYYGQSTYIFSVKGKDYIMFDHWHPEDLKTSGYSILPITYDEENKTMTITWTDEWNGIE
- the pyrF gene encoding orotidine-5'-phosphate decarboxylase: MNRDVIIACDFNSRQDLVNFLDKFDGETLYCKVGMELYYAEGPAIIKEIKSRGHKIFLDLKLHDIPNTVKKAMSVLRNLDVDMVNLHAAGTKAMMKAAIEGLTREDGTRPLLIAVTQLTSTSDEVMHEELLINKPIDEVVMHYAKNAKDAGLDGVVCSPLEAGKVKAVCGKDFLTVTPGVRFADGEVADQVRVTTPAKAKEIGSDFIVVGRPITQADDVVAAYQRCAKDFI
- the pyrB gene encoding aspartate carbamoyltransferase, whose product is MRHLIDIYDLSVSEIDRLIDKANDIIENPALYSEKCKGKKLATLFFEPSTRTRLSFEAAMLDLGGSVLGFSEANSSSASKGESVTDTIRTVGCYADIIAMRHPKEGAPMVASMKSEVPIINAGDGGHNHPTQTLTDLLTITREKGRLDNLTIGFCGDLKFGRTVHSLISALTRYKNIKLVLISPEELKIPEYIKSEIIEKYNMDYVEVTSLEQAMPELDVLYMTRVQRERFFNEADYIRLKDTYILNMAKLENAKKDLAILHPLPRVNEISCEVDDDPRACYFKQVLNGKFVRMALILKLLEVEE
- a CDS encoding orotate phosphoribosyltransferase; protein product: MKNQIAKCLLEIEAVFLRPENPFTWASGIKSPIYCDNRLILTAPKVRTIVETAIANTIKAEYPDCEVIMGTSTAGIAHAAIAAEILGLPMGYVRGGAKDHGRNNQIEGKLEKGQKVVIVEDLISTGGSVIEVADVLREAGAEVLGIVSIFTYGMQKGLDRLAEKELKNVSLTNFDAICEVAAKEGYIKEEDISRLIAFRNNPSDESWIK
- a CDS encoding dihydroorotate dehydrogenase, giving the protein MVNTKVNLCGIELDNPVIPASGTFGFGYEFAELYDINILGSFSFKGTTKETRFGNPLPRIAECTSGMINAVGLQNPGVEKVISEELPKLKKCFNKKVMANVSGFSVDEYVYTCEKIDKCDQVGWIEVNVSCPNVHGGGMSFGTSPEAAAEVTKAVKAVTTKPIIIKLSPNVTDICAIAKACEDAGADGISLINTLLGMRIDLKTKKPVIANRMGGFSGPAIFPVAVRMVNQVANAVKIPIVGMGGVSTAEDVLEMMLAGATAVQVGAANLVDPFASKKIVENLPETMVKYGINSLTEIIGGANK
- a CDS encoding dihydroorotase, coding for MKILLSGANVCDGKTVEQKNILIVDGIVSDVSLATAKTEDMTVFDFSDCLILPGFTDVHVHLREPGFSYKETIKSGTKAAAAGGYTAVCSMPNLNPVPSTPDTLKEQLDLIEKDACVHVYPYGSITKDQKGEELSDMDGMKDNVIAFSDDGRGVQSDEMMKSAMLKAKSLNKMIVAHCEVNDLLEDGYIHKGKYAEAHNHKGICSESEWKQIARDIELVKETGCPYHVCHISTKESVEIIRKAKAEGVNITCETGPHYLILDDSCLQEDGRFKMNPPLRDKTDREALIQGVQDGTIDMIATDHAPHSAEEKGKGLEKSAMGVVGLETAFAELYTHLVKTGIITMEKLVQLMHLNPNERFGIQTGLEVGEKANLTVFNLNEKYTVNPETFQSMGRSTPFKGDTVYGKCLLTICDGNIVWQNDNKREEKDLV